A DNA window from Micromonospora sp. NBC_01739 contains the following coding sequences:
- a CDS encoding helix-turn-helix domain-containing protein, which translates to MVKNPDTVGARIRYWRMRRGGMSQAVLAGLAGVSQPYVSQIESGRKTIDRRSTLVSFAAALQVTVADLLGQGTEPGDPAREGATECVPAIWSALIEIEDGERRQSTRTQEQLTADLARTDQLRNICNYPAMARMLPDLLLESAAVGGTVLVQAAYQAATCLRNLGYRHLALNAARVAVSAAEEAEQPAWLGAARFAYVQSLPIESASLAARAAGRSLVELQNDASDEQVRQMLGQLHLSAALTSVVDGRVDVAEDHIAEASREAASLGDPVDGGGFNGCGFGPTNVGLWKMSIAAEQGEMGRVIELSRTVRPQVLVATIRQMSYWLDLGRAYADTGRRDAEALGAFVQAERVAPIPFALNPLARDAVVTLAQRARRRAVSDDLRLLAGRMGIRLAV; encoded by the coding sequence GTGGTTAAGAATCCTGACACCGTAGGGGCGAGGATCCGCTACTGGCGGATGCGCCGGGGCGGGATGTCTCAGGCCGTCCTCGCTGGGCTCGCTGGCGTCAGTCAGCCTTATGTCTCACAGATCGAGTCGGGTCGGAAGACCATCGACCGGCGCTCCACTCTCGTGTCCTTCGCGGCAGCCCTCCAGGTCACCGTGGCTGATCTGCTCGGACAGGGCACGGAACCGGGCGATCCGGCCCGTGAGGGTGCGACCGAGTGCGTACCGGCGATCTGGTCCGCGCTGATCGAGATCGAGGACGGTGAGCGTCGGCAGTCGACCCGTACGCAGGAGCAGTTGACGGCAGACCTGGCGCGTACTGATCAGCTTCGCAACATCTGCAACTACCCGGCGATGGCGCGGATGCTTCCCGACCTGTTGCTGGAGTCCGCTGCCGTGGGCGGCACCGTGCTCGTGCAAGCGGCGTACCAGGCTGCGACGTGTCTGCGGAACCTCGGATACCGCCATCTGGCGCTGAATGCGGCTCGCGTCGCCGTATCCGCGGCCGAGGAAGCCGAGCAACCCGCGTGGCTCGGTGCGGCACGGTTCGCGTACGTGCAGAGCCTGCCGATCGAGTCCGCTTCGCTCGCTGCCCGGGCCGCCGGCCGATCGTTGGTTGAGTTGCAGAACGACGCCAGCGATGAACAGGTGCGGCAGATGCTTGGTCAGCTTCATCTGTCGGCCGCCCTGACCTCGGTGGTGGATGGCCGTGTAGATGTCGCCGAGGACCATATCGCCGAGGCGAGCCGTGAGGCGGCGAGCCTCGGGGATCCTGTGGACGGCGGCGGTTTCAACGGGTGCGGGTTCGGGCCGACCAATGTGGGTCTCTGGAAGATGTCCATCGCCGCCGAGCAGGGCGAGATGGGTCGGGTGATCGAGCTGTCCCGAACGGTACGACCGCAAGTTCTTGTGGCCACCATTCGCCAGATGTCGTACTGGCTCGACCTTGGTCGGGCGTACGCCGACACCGGTCGTCGGGATGCCGAAGCGCTGGGTGCCTTCGTACAGGCCGAGCGGGTCGCACCCATACCGTTTGCGCTGAACCCGCTTGCCCGCGATGCCGTGGTGACCCTTGCCCAGCGGGCGAGGCGTCGGGCTGTCTCGGATGATCTGCGGTTGCTTGCTGGTCGGATGGGCATTCGCCTGGCTGTATAG
- a CDS encoding helix-turn-helix domain-containing protein, translating into MTGRSEVPIGRRVAQWRMRRRMTQQGLADRLGKSKSWVDKVERGARRLDRFSVIQAIAEVLRIDPAVLLGQHPPLAGGGVRDGFDGVRAALARYGVFEASARQVPLAELRRRVGHAWLSFQHGQYAQVVRALPGLLDAVQLSSGSEHGELPVQAYRVASSVLVKLGEADLGWLTADRAVAAAGEDAVLAGTAAISIGQALRLAGRQRLALAATVAAAQRLTGVAARPAGDGVSSGRRAQELAVGGTLLLQAALAAASCGESGQAGVLLDQAADVASRAEVADDPYGTSFGPVAVELARVVVAVERGAAAEAVGRHELLIRRDGWRRLSPEYRGAYLVDAARAYLLAGDLAGAGRMLIAADGVAPAEVRLRPSARTLLAELARGRPAPPGVTRLATLVGLTR; encoded by the coding sequence GTGACCGGCCGCAGTGAGGTGCCGATCGGGCGGCGGGTGGCGCAGTGGCGGATGCGGCGGCGGATGACGCAGCAGGGCCTCGCCGACCGGCTGGGGAAGTCGAAAAGCTGGGTGGACAAGGTGGAGCGGGGTGCCCGTCGACTCGACAGGTTCTCGGTGATCCAGGCTATCGCCGAGGTGCTGCGTATCGACCCGGCGGTGCTGCTCGGTCAGCATCCGCCGTTGGCCGGTGGCGGCGTACGCGATGGGTTCGATGGGGTACGCGCGGCCCTCGCGCGGTACGGGGTCTTCGAGGCGTCGGCGCGTCAGGTGCCGCTGGCGGAGCTGCGTCGGCGGGTGGGTCATGCCTGGTTGAGCTTTCAGCATGGGCAGTACGCCCAGGTGGTGCGGGCGCTGCCGGGGCTGCTGGATGCCGTGCAACTGTCGTCGGGGTCGGAGCATGGGGAGTTGCCGGTGCAGGCATACCGGGTCGCCTCCTCGGTGCTGGTGAAGCTGGGTGAGGCCGACCTCGGGTGGCTGACCGCCGATCGGGCGGTGGCGGCGGCCGGCGAGGATGCGGTGTTGGCGGGTACGGCGGCCATCTCGATCGGGCAGGCGCTGCGGCTCGCCGGTCGGCAGCGGCTGGCGCTGGCGGCCACCGTTGCCGCCGCGCAGCGGCTGACCGGGGTCGCGGCGCGACCGGCGGGGGATGGGGTGTCGTCGGGTCGGCGGGCGCAGGAGTTGGCGGTGGGTGGGACGCTGCTGCTCCAGGCCGCCCTCGCCGCAGCGAGCTGCGGCGAGTCTGGGCAGGCCGGGGTGCTGCTCGACCAGGCCGCGGACGTGGCGAGCCGGGCCGAGGTCGCCGACGATCCGTACGGTACGAGTTTCGGGCCGGTCGCCGTGGAGTTGGCGCGGGTGGTGGTGGCGGTTGAGCGGGGCGCTGCGGCCGAGGCGGTCGGTCGGCACGAGCTGCTGATCCGGCGGGACGGGTGGCGGCGGTTGTCGCCCGAGTACCGGGGTGCCTACCTGGTGGACGCTGCGCGGGCGTACCTGCTGGCCGGTGACCTGGCCGGAGCGGGGCGGATGCTGATCGCGGCGGATGGTGTCGCGCCCGCTGAGGTCCGGTTGCGCCCCTCGGCGCGTACCCTCCTCGCCGAGCTTGCCCGGGGTCGCCCCGCCCCACCCGGCGTGACCCGCCTGGCCACCCTCGTCGGCCTAACCCGCTGA
- the treZ gene encoding malto-oligosyltrehalose trehalohydrolase, giving the protein MSEFTVWAPEAKRVRLRLPDADHEMRVGRDGWWRVEVPDAGTDYAYLLDDDDQALPDPRSAWQPFGVHGLSRRYDHSAFAWTDDTWTGRQLPGSILYELHVGTFTPEGTFDAAIGKLDHLVDLGVDMIELLPVNAFNGEHNWGYDGVCWFAPHEPYGGPDGLKRLVDAAHARGLGVVLDVVYNHFGPSGAYAPRFAPYLSDRTTPWGQAVNLDGPHSDGVRRFILDSVLMWLRDYHLDGLRLDAVHAMPDTRAVHLLEEIAVEVESLAVHLNRPLSLIAESDLNDPRLISPREAGGYGLQAQWNDDAHHALHTLLTGERQGYYGDFGTMECLAEVLTGAFFHTGTWSSFRNRQHGRPVDPRTPGHRFVAYLQNHDQIGNRAVGDRLAASLSPGLLRVGAVLLMASPFTPMLFMGEEWAATTPWQYFTSHPEPELATAVVLGRRQEFATHGWSAEAVPDPQDRQTFVRSRLDWAELDKPEHRAMYDFYRRLIALRKSRPELSDPHLFAVEVRHGDRFLVMRRGGCLVAANLADKPQRVTLPGVARRVLLATAEGVTVTRDRIDLPAETAAIVAL; this is encoded by the coding sequence ATGTCCGAATTCACGGTCTGGGCGCCCGAGGCGAAACGGGTACGGCTGCGCCTGCCCGACGCCGACCACGAGATGAGAGTAGGCCGGGACGGCTGGTGGCGCGTCGAGGTCCCCGACGCCGGTACCGACTACGCCTACCTGCTCGATGACGACGACCAGGCCCTGCCCGACCCCCGCTCGGCGTGGCAGCCCTTCGGGGTGCACGGCCTCAGCCGCCGCTACGACCACTCGGCCTTCGCCTGGACCGACGACACCTGGACCGGTCGGCAACTGCCCGGCAGCATCCTCTACGAACTGCATGTCGGCACCTTCACCCCGGAAGGCACCTTCGACGCCGCGATCGGCAAGCTGGACCACCTGGTCGACCTCGGTGTCGACATGATCGAACTGCTGCCGGTCAACGCCTTCAACGGCGAACACAACTGGGGGTACGACGGGGTCTGCTGGTTCGCCCCCCACGAACCCTACGGCGGCCCGGACGGGCTGAAACGGCTGGTGGACGCCGCCCACGCGCGTGGTTTGGGGGTGGTTCTCGACGTCGTCTACAACCATTTCGGGCCCTCCGGGGCCTACGCGCCGCGTTTCGCGCCGTACCTCAGCGACCGCACCACCCCCTGGGGGCAGGCCGTCAACCTGGACGGCCCGCACTCCGACGGGGTACGCCGCTTCATCCTCGACAGCGTGCTGATGTGGCTGCGCGACTACCACCTCGACGGACTGCGGCTGGACGCCGTGCACGCCATGCCGGACACCCGCGCGGTGCACCTGCTGGAGGAGATCGCCGTCGAGGTCGAGTCCCTCGCTGTTCATTTGAATCGACCGCTGTCCCTGATCGCCGAATCCGACCTCAACGACCCCCGGCTGATCAGCCCACGCGAGGCCGGTGGCTACGGCCTGCAAGCCCAGTGGAACGACGACGCCCACCACGCCCTGCACACCCTGCTGACCGGCGAACGGCAGGGCTACTACGGCGACTTCGGCACCATGGAATGCCTGGCCGAGGTGCTGACCGGCGCCTTCTTCCACACCGGCACCTGGTCCAGCTTCCGCAACCGCCAACACGGCCGCCCGGTCGACCCGCGTACCCCCGGGCACCGTTTCGTCGCGTACCTCCAGAACCACGACCAGATCGGCAACCGCGCGGTTGGTGATCGCCTCGCGGCCTCCCTGTCGCCTGGGCTGTTGCGGGTGGGGGCGGTGCTGCTGATGGCCTCCCCCTTCACCCCGATGCTGTTCATGGGGGAGGAGTGGGCGGCCACCACACCCTGGCAGTACTTCACCTCCCACCCGGAACCCGAGTTGGCCACCGCCGTGGTGTTGGGCCGCCGACAGGAGTTCGCCACCCACGGCTGGTCCGCCGAGGCGGTACCGGACCCGCAGGACCGGCAGACGTTCGTACGCTCCCGGTTGGACTGGGCCGAGCTGGACAAACCCGAACACCGGGCGATGTACGACTTCTACCGGCGGTTGATCGCGCTGCGGAAGTCCCGGCCGGAGCTGTCCGATCCGCACCTGTTCGCGGTCGAGGTGCGGCACGGTGACCGGTTCCTGGTGATGCGGCGGGGTGGGTGCCTGGTCGCGGCCAACCTGGCCGACAAACCGCAGCGGGTGACGTTGCCGGGGGTGGCCCGACGGGTCCTGCTGGCCACGGCGGAGGGGGTCACGGTGACCCGCGACCGCATCGACCTACCAGCGGAAACAGCAGCCATCGTGGCGTTGTGA